The Erigeron canadensis isolate Cc75 chromosome 4, C_canadensis_v1, whole genome shotgun sequence genome window below encodes:
- the LOC122596330 gene encoding allene oxide synthase 3-like, translating to MDSSPPDHFSSPSSQPTLKQIPGSYGLPFFGPIKDRYDYFYNQGKDEFFRSRIQKYNSTVFRTNMPPGPFISSNSKVVAVLDSKSFTVLFDSAKVEKKDILDGTYMPSLSFFGGYRVCAFLDTKEANHHALKSFFLSFLASSHKKFIPYLRTSLSELFENLESDISEKKSADFNTISDNMAFDFVFKLVTGVLPSETKIKAKGPTTVNTWLALQLAPLGTAGLKYVPNFIDDIIHTVRLPFFVVKSGYKKLYKSIYDSATSLLDAAEKSGIKRDEACHNLLFLAAFNAFGGMKVLFPSLIKWIASGGESLHNKLSTEIRSVIKEEGDVTFSALEKMQLTKSAVYEALRIEPPVPFQYATAREDLIIESHDAAFQIKKGETIFGYQPLATKDPKVFDNPEEFIADRFVGDGEKLIKYVYWSNAHETESPSPDNKQCPAKDLVVLCCRMMLVELFLRYDTFTADIGQLALGTSITITSLTKGT from the coding sequence atggACTCCTCTCCTCCAGACCACTTTTCATCACCCTCGTCGCAACCCACCTTGAAACAGATCCCTGGTAGCTATGGTTTGCCGTTTTTCGGTCCCATTAAGGACCGTTACGACTACTTTTACAACCAAGGCAAAGACGAGTTCTTTAGATCTAGAATCCAAAAATATAATTCAACTGTTTTCCGTACTAATATGCCCCCGGGTCCATTTATTTCTTCAAACTCTAAAGTTGTCGCGGTACTTGATTCCAAaagctttactgttttattcgATAGCGCTAAGGTTGAAAAAAAGGATATATTAGACGGCACTTACATGCCTTCTTTGTCTTTCTTTGGAGGGTATCGAGTTTGTGCTTTTTTAGACACAAAAGAAGCCAATCATCATGCTTTGAAGTCATTTTTCTTATCGTTTTTGGCTTCTTCACATAAGAAATTCATTCCGTACCTTCGGACTAGCTTGTCCGAGCTATTTGAGAATCTAGAAAGTGATATTTCAGAAAAGAAATCAGCCGATTTCAATACGATTAGTGATAATATGGCGTTTGATTTTGTGTTCAAGCTAGTAACCGGAGTATTACCATCAGAAACGAAAATTAAAGCCAAAGGTCCAACAACCGTCAACACATGGCTAGCCCTTCAACTAGCCCCCTTAGGAACCGCGGGACTAAAATACGTCCCTAACTTCATTGATGATATCATCCACACTGTTAGACTACCCTTTTTTGTAGTCAAGTCCGGATACAAGAAGTTATATAAGTCTATTTATGATTCAGCTACGTCATTACTTGACGCAGCTGAGAAATCTGGAATCAAAAGAGATGAAGCGTGTCACAACTTACTTTTCCTAGCTGCTTTTAACGCTTTTGGGGGAATGAAAGTTTTGTTCccatctttaataaaatggaTTGCATCCGGTGGTGAGAGTTTACACAATAAACTCTCAACAGAGATCCGATCTGTTATAAAAGAAGAAGGTGATGTCACCTTCTCCGCTTTGGAGAAAATGCAGCTGACTAAGTCAGCTGTATATGAAGCACTAAGAATAGAACCCCCTGTGCCGTTTCAGTATGCAACGGCTAGAGAGGATCTTATCATTGAAAGTCATGACGCCGCATTTCAAATTAAAAAGGGTGAGACTATTTTCGGGTACCAGCCTCTTGCAACAAAGGACCCAAAAGTGTTTGACAACCCTGAAGAGTTTATCGCGGATAGGTTCGTTGGAGATGGGGAGAAGCTCATTAAGTATGTGTATTGGTCGAATGCTCATGAGACCGAAAGTCCATCCCCGGATAACAAGCAATGTCCGGCTAAAGATCTAGTGGTATTGTGTTGTAGGATGATGTTGGTGGAGCTTTTTCTCCGGTATGATACTTTCACGGCTGATATTGGGCAGTTGGCACTTGGCACTTCTATCACGATCACTTCGTTAACTAAAGGGACTTGA
- the LOC122597477 gene encoding uncharacterized protein LOC122597477: protein MLDYDLAIRQDEPAAITEQSTREQKAAYDRWEKANRLSLMLVKNTIHLSIRGAIPNSDKVKEYLKSVEDHFKGSSKALASNLMLQMLTLKYDGSSGVREHIMKMTDMANKLKSLEMEVSDNFLVHFIMTSLPARFDTFKVNYNAMKDKWSTSDLISMCVQEEERLKLA, encoded by the coding sequence ATGTTAGATTACGACCTTGCTATTCGTCAGGATGAACCTGCTGCCATTACCGAGCAATCCACTAGGGAGCAGAAGGCGGCTTATGATAGATGGGAAAAGGCGAATCGCTTATCACTTATGCTAGTCAAGAATACAATCCACCTCAGCATCCGAGGAGCGATTCCTAATTCTGACAAGGTGAAGGAATACCTCAAATCTGTAGAGGATCATTTCAAGGGATCATCGAAGGCGCTGGCAAGTAATTTGATGCTGCAAATGCTTACTCTGAAATATGATGGTAGTAGTGGTGTTCGTGAGCACATCATGAAAATGACTGACATGGCTAATAAGCTTAAGAGCCTTGAAATGGAAGTGTCGGATAACTTTCTTGTGCATTTCATCATGACATCCTTACCTGCTCGTTTTGACACCTTCAAAGTGAATTACAATGCTATGAAGGATAAGTGGTCAACGAGTGATCTAATTTCGATGTGTGTGCAAGAGGAGGAACGCCTCAAACTGGCATAG
- the LOC122595841 gene encoding proteasome assembly chaperone 2, with product MNQMEFIAEEGKQFYKECSTLILPALSIGNVGQLAVDLLIASTKAERIGYFDDPNVVPCVGNDAYTPAPQGDLALPLEAYESPSSALTLIQQRSPIVKGMMIEFAKNLADFAVASGKKHIIILSSLDFGRWQTVDMSSGLQIYYLSNTKADGADDNCEKLGWKRMKEYDPNQKLWKYLNTLAEGNVSQDDISQFEDDLGEEDYYPSLPFAAMFSCFKAKGLKVTCLLCYCSEGDNIPDAFHLAEAACNLAGINPETFKGNEGGRWVIPFSWQSVYGPPPDMSLF from the exons ATGAATCAGATGGAATTCATTGCTGAAGAAGGCAAACAGTTCTACAAAGAATGCTCAACTTTAATTCTG CCAGCGTTATCGATAGGGAATGTAGGTCAATTAGCAGTTGATCTTTTAATTGCTTCAACTAAAGCGGAGCGAATCGGGTATTTCGATGACCCGAATGTTGTTCCTTGCGTTGGAAATGACGCTTATACCCCTGCTCCCCAGGGTGATCTTGCTCTTCCTCTTGAAG CTTACGAGTCACCTTCGAGTGCGTTGACCCTTATCCAACAAAGATCACCAATTGTTAAG GGAATGATGATTGAGTTTGCTAAAAATCTCGCTGATTTTGCTGTTGCTTCTGGAAAGAAACACATCATAATCCTCTCTAGCTTAGACTTTGGCCGATGGCAGACAGTCGATATGTCAAG TGGCTTGCAGATTTATTACCTCTCTAATACAAAGGCGGATGGAGCAGATGATAACTGTGAAAAGCTAGGGTGGAAAAGAATGAAGGAGTATGATCCTAATCAGAAACTATGGAAGTATCTCAATACTTTAGCTGAGGGTAATGTCAGCCAAGATGATATTTCtcaatttgaagatgatttGGGAGAAGAAGACTACTATCCAAGTCTACCTTTTGCTGCAATGTTTTCTTGTTTCAAG GCCAAGGGTTTGAAAGTCACCTGCTTGTTATGTTATTGCTCTGAAGGAGATAACATTCCCGATGCTTTCCATTTAGCAGAGGCAGCATGCAATCTTGCGGGAATCAACCCTGAAACGTTTAAAG GAAATGAAGGTGGTAGATGGGTGATCCCATTTTCATGGCAGAGTGTATACGGGCCACCTCCAGATATGTCTCTTTTCTAG